The DNA window GGTCTCACGAGGTACTTGAGTCCGTTGCGGAGCAGTAAGACGACGCCGACCCCCAGTTTCGGCAGTGGTAACGCCCACCAATTTCTATAGACGAAGGGCGCTCGTACCAGATACCGCAGCCGATTTCGCCACCGCGACCGCAAGACCGAGACCTTCCAGCGTAAGTCTGACATTTTCGATTGCCTTGGTAGACCGGATGCCCCCGAGCGTCACAGTTCAGTGAAGTAAGCTGTCGATAGTCGGAGCATGGGTGCAGGCCCGAAAATGCCTTCCGAGATAGTCCCAGAGGGGATTGAGCAGACGGTCGGTGTTAAGCCACCCACAACGGCAATGACCGACAGACCGAATCTTGAGTTACGCCAAACGACGAATCCGCAACGGACTACCCAAGTTCCGCAGGACGAAGACGCCATTCGATGCTGTAGCGACACGTTTATCTCTCTACACGCTGGGGTTTTCGGGCTGAACATCGGTCCAACATGGACTTCGCTGCCGATATGGAGGAGTTGTTCGCCATCGCCTACTTCACCGCCGACCACCGGCTGCCACGAGAATTTCGCCCAAATCACGAAAGGCCTTGGAGCGTTCCCAGTCGGGGACGATATAGGTCTCGCGGGCGCGGAGCGCCTGTGAACGGGCTTCTTCCGGGTGACTCGCGATCCAAAGGAATTCCGCGGCCATGGCGTCAGGGTCTTGACGGGGGGTGAGCCGCGCGTGCCCGTTGAGTTGGACTGCCATGCCGCCGACGGCGGTCGCGACTACCGGGGTGGCACACGACAGTGCCTCAAGCGTTGAATACGCGGCACCCTCGGCCAGCGAGGCCAACGCCATGACGTCCGCGGTACGGAAGTAGTCCGCCACCTCGGTCATCGGGTGAGCCGCCGGGCGACCGAGCACCCACTGCTTCGGATCGGGAAGCCCCATTTTCTCTGCCAACGAAAGAAAGTCGCGATAGCCTCCCCCAAGGTTGAGCAGGACCGCCGGTAGTCCGCGCTGCCGGGCGGCGTGAGTCGCCAACAGGACAGTTTCCGGGTCTTTTTCGTGACTCATTCGACTCGAAAGGAAGATCAGGAACGCGTTCTCCGGCAGATCGTGCTTACGCCGAAGCTCGCGCCGTTCAGAGGCACAGGCCGGTCGAAAGAAGTTTGTGTCAACGCCGTAGTAAAGACCGATGATCGTGTTGCTGCAATAGTGCTTACCGATATCCCTGAGGTAAGGTCCCATCGCGAGCCACATGGACGTCAATCGCCCGTTGACGTGAAGGAGGGTCCGAATCACCGCGTTGCCCAGGAGGTGTTTCGCTAGGCTGATCTGACGCCTCTCACGTCGGCAGGCAAAATATTCAACGGGCGCGATCCCCATATAGTTCACTACTGGGACGCCCAATAGTCGTCCGGCCAGATTCGCGTTTAGCGCGCCACGCGTCACTTCTTGCGCCAGCACAACGTCGAAAGCGCTGATGCGGGACAGCAATTGGATGAAGGATCGCACTTGGAACTCGACACGCCCACCAGCGATCTCGACGACAGTGACTCGCGCGCCGCTGGTGGCGACGCGTTCCTTAAGGCAACTTGCCTCGTATGTACGGGCGGGAATGACCATCGTCAGATGGCACAGCTGGCTAAGTCCGACGACAAACCTGATATCGGTGAATCCTTCGACGAAGAAGAGCACTCGCAGCTGTTCCATTGATGCCGCGGAAGTCATGCTTGCTCCTGGAGAATCTTCCTGTAGACGGCCATGGTCTGTTGGGCTGTTCGATCCCAAGTGTAAGCCTCGACCTTTGCCCGTGCCGCGAGGCCGATCTCTGATCGAAGCCGTGGGTTGTCCCGCAGGCAGGCCAAATGCCTTGCGATCTGGTCGATGTCCCAGGGTTCATCTGTCAGCAGTCCGTTGACGCCGTCGTCGATCAGTTCGGCTGCGCCCGCCGCCCGGTTGGTGATGACCGGTAGTCCCGACGCCATAGCCTCGGTGATCACGAGGCCGAATGACTCGTAGATCGTGGGAAATACAAATGCGTCAGCAGCCGCGAACAATTTTTCAACTCTCGTCGAATGCGGGCTAAAGACGACCCGGTCTTGGACACCGAGCGACGCGGCGAGGGATTCGACGTAGGACACGTCCGAGCTGGAGACGATCAGTAGGGTTACGCCCGGCACCTTCTCTGTCGCCCGGATCGCCGCCGCCGCGCCCTTTTTCACGTCGCCGACGTACAACGCCATGAAGCCGTCGTTGGACAGCCCAAGATCAGCCCGGACTTCATCCCGAAACCGCGTGCGATTGTCCGGGCGAAAAGTCGAATTGTCTGTCCCATGGTAGATGACTTCGACGCCCTCCGTCCGGCCGTAGGCGTCGGCGAGGTCCAAACGGATTCGCTCCGACACCGCGATCACGCGTCGCGTCGCCGGCTGACACAAGGCTAGGCGTTCCAAGGGCGTGACGAAGGTTTTGAACAACCGCTGCCTCCAGGAAAGTCGCATTCCCATCCGCTCAAGCCCCTCAAACCACGCTCT is part of the Humisphaera borealis genome and encodes:
- a CDS encoding glycosyltransferase family 4 protein; amino-acid sequence: MLFFVEGFTDIRFVVGLSQLCHLTMVIPARTYEASCLKERVATSGARVTVVEIAGGRVEFQVRSFIQLLSRISAFDVVLAQEVTRGALNANLAGRLLGVPVVNYMGIAPVEYFACRRERRQISLAKHLLGNAVIRTLLHVNGRLTSMWLAMGPYLRDIGKHYCSNTIIGLYYGVDTNFFRPACASERRELRRKHDLPENAFLIFLSSRMSHEKDPETVLLATHAARQRGLPAVLLNLGGGYRDFLSLAEKMGLPDPKQWVLGRPAAHPMTEVADYFRTADVMALASLAEGAAYSTLEALSCATPVVATAVGGMAVQLNGHARLTPRQDPDAMAAEFLWIASHPEEARSQALRARETYIVPDWERSKAFRDLGEILVAAGGRR
- a CDS encoding glycosyltransferase family 4 protein, producing the protein MTGIRSSRTSRLRIAFVVHDYNRHIGHSRYVVELATRFHHDHEVHVFTNTVDATDTPGITFHHVPAWRPNALASILSFIVPATLLVRGPFDIVHAQGLCGFRHNLTTAHICQRAWFEGLERMGMRLSWRQRLFKTFVTPLERLALCQPATRRVIAVSERIRLDLADAYGRTEGVEVIYHGTDNSTFRPDNRTRFRDEVRADLGLSNDGFMALYVGDVKKGAAAAIRATEKVPGVTLLIVSSSDVSYVESLAASLGVQDRVVFSPHSTRVEKLFAAADAFVFPTIYESFGLVITEAMASGLPVITNRAAGAAELIDDGVNGLLTDEPWDIDQIARHLACLRDNPRLRSEIGLAARAKVEAYTWDRTAQQTMAVYRKILQEQA